A window of the Penaeus monodon isolate SGIC_2016 chromosome 38, NSTDA_Pmon_1, whole genome shotgun sequence genome harbors these coding sequences:
- the LOC119596829 gene encoding ladderlectin-like isoform X2, with protein MALFVLLAAMLAGVAASLPSGLDENADVSMLQRSLLSPLSSECVNNLAELLLLRQEVKLAEAVEVGRESLSGLNDIGAYLREIRDALTQREAPQEEERTQCTGGFRLVGGKCMLLLLNERKTWGDSRIHCQQIGADLATFQDAGTFAAILDYVKEINGPDKGASVWVGGSDGVVEDVWTWLTGEYMPRGSPFWGTRNNYTPEPSGGTNENCSILYKTDYYYMHDISCTFAAAPLCMKHN; from the exons ATGGCGTTGTTTGTGCTCCTGGCGGCGATGCTCGCAGGGGTCGCGGCCAGTCTGCCTTCCGGCCTCGACGAGAACGCGGACGTTTCGATGCTGCAGAGAAGCTTGCTGTCGCCGCTCAGTTCGGAATGTGTGAAT AATTTGGCGGAACTGCTACTGCTGCGCCAGGAGGTGAAGTTGGCGGAGGCGGTGGAGGTGGGGCGCGAAAGCCTCTCGGGTTTAAACGACATCGGCGCTTATCTCCGCGAAATACGAGATGCATTAACGCAGAGGGAGGCGCCGCAGGAGGAGGAAC GCACACAATGCACGGGCGGGTTTAGGCTCGTGGGTGGGAAGTGCATGTTGCTTCTCCTCAACGAGCGAAAGACTTGGGGTGACTCGCGCATCCACTGCCAGCAGATCGGGGCTGACCTCGCCACATTCCAGGACGCGGGGACTTTCGCTGCCATCCTGGACTACGTCAAGGAAATTA ACGGGCCAGATAAGGGCGCAAGTGTGTGGGTGGGCGGGTCAGACGGAGTGGTCGAAGACGTGTGGACGTGGTTAACGGGCGAGTACATGCCACGCGGCTCGCCATTTTGGGGAACCAGGAATAA CTACACGCCTGAGCCGAGTGGAGGAACTAATGAAAACTGTTCGATTCTCTACAAAACGGACTACTATTACATGCATGACATAAGTTGTACCTTTGCTGCTGCACCACTTTGTATGAAACACAACTAA
- the LOC119596829 gene encoding CD209 antigen-like isoform X1 — MCSHRSSCSGGQRDRASDSALIMALFVLLAAMLAGVAASLPSGLDENADVSMLQRSLLSPLSSECVNNLAELLLLRQEVKLAEAVEVGRESLSGLNDIGAYLREIRDALTQREAPQEEERTQCTGGFRLVGGKCMLLLLNERKTWGDSRIHCQQIGADLATFQDAGTFAAILDYVKEINGPDKGASVWVGGSDGVVEDVWTWLTGEYMPRGSPFWGTRNNYTPEPSGGTNENCSILYKTDYYYMHDISCTFAAAPLCMKHN; from the exons ATGGCGTTGTTTGTGCTCCTGGCGGCGATGCTCGCAGGGGTCGCGGCCAGTCTGCCTTCCGGCCTCGACGAGAACGCGGACGTTTCGATGCTGCAGAGAAGCTTGCTGTCGCCGCTCAGTTCGGAATGTGTGAAT AATTTGGCGGAACTGCTACTGCTGCGCCAGGAGGTGAAGTTGGCGGAGGCGGTGGAGGTGGGGCGCGAAAGCCTCTCGGGTTTAAACGACATCGGCGCTTATCTCCGCGAAATACGAGATGCATTAACGCAGAGGGAGGCGCCGCAGGAGGAGGAAC GCACACAATGCACGGGCGGGTTTAGGCTCGTGGGTGGGAAGTGCATGTTGCTTCTCCTCAACGAGCGAAAGACTTGGGGTGACTCGCGCATCCACTGCCAGCAGATCGGGGCTGACCTCGCCACATTCCAGGACGCGGGGACTTTCGCTGCCATCCTGGACTACGTCAAGGAAATTA ACGGGCCAGATAAGGGCGCAAGTGTGTGGGTGGGCGGGTCAGACGGAGTGGTCGAAGACGTGTGGACGTGGTTAACGGGCGAGTACATGCCACGCGGCTCGCCATTTTGGGGAACCAGGAATAA CTACACGCCTGAGCCGAGTGGAGGAACTAATGAAAACTGTTCGATTCTCTACAAAACGGACTACTATTACATGCATGACATAAGTTGTACCTTTGCTGCTGCACCACTTTGTATGAAACACAACTAA